One Chryseobacterium sp. StRB126 genomic region harbors:
- a CDS encoding rhodanese-like domain-containing protein, protein MSLIEVIQSGNYELIDVREPMELEMDGNIDGAKNIPLGEVEDRQDEILSIEKPVILFCRSGNRSGKALEYLNTQGLKDGHNGGGWAELKAVLEANRGTF, encoded by the coding sequence ATGTCTTTAATAGAAGTAATACAATCTGGAAACTATGAATTGATTGACGTTCGTGAGCCAATGGAGCTTGAAATGGACGGAAATATAGATGGTGCCAAAAATATTCCACTGGGTGAAGTAGAAGACAGACAGGATGAGATCCTATCTATTGAAAAGCCGGTAATTTTATTCTGCAGAAGTGGAAACAGAAGCGGAAAAGCATTGGAATATCTAAACACTCAAGGATTAAAGGATGGTCACAACGGCGGAGGCTGGGCAGAACTGAAGGCTGTTCTTGAAGCAAACAGAGGAACTTTTTAA